CAGTATAGGTCCACATTATGAATTTTCGTATTTGAATTTGGTCTGTTTCTTCCTTTGAATGAGTTCTGTGTCTTCCTTTAAATGTTCTACTCTCTGGAGAAGTTATTTTACTGCAGCAAGCTCTTGGTGTGTGGTCAGTTACGCCAGTTCTTGTATAATCTATCCTTGTTCCATCTATCTGCCTGTGAATGGCCCCTTTTTGCACAGCGATGACATTCCTGTTGCTGGATAGACTTCTTACCAGCAGCCAGGTTACGATTCCAAGCTGAGGAACCTTCCTGCAAGCTCTATCGAAAGAGCAATATCTATTGCTGTCTTCAGGCATGGATTACATTCCGCTAATAACCTTTGAATAGCATCATATTTTGAACCACTAACAACGATCTCTGATTGGATTGTTTAATGAAATGCCAAATTCACAAAATTGGCAAGTTGTTTGAGGGTTGCAACGAACTGCACAATATTTTCACCTTCTGAATGATTCTTTCGACGAATACAAAATATCCCCGCAGTAATCAAGGGCTTTGGTGAATAATGCTCTTCTAATTTCTTATCTCTGGGATTCTGGCTGAACTAAACTTCTTGGTAAATTCACAGTTTTGTTTCCAATTGTACTTAAGATACAGGGGCCATAATCACTTCTGAAATTCTGTTGGCTGAGATGAAATAATGGGATCTCTCTGAATATGACTTCCAGTTCTTTGAGTCCTCATCAAAAGAGCCCACCCTGCCAAAATGTCCCGCCATTTTTCTCGGTATTGGAAGGCTCACTGCCTTTGCTTTATTCTGTGGTTTAGTTCATTCGCCGGATTACCAATATGAAACAACTTTAACTTTCATCAGCATTAGCTTGCATGACAGTTATGAATCTCGTGTTCTCAGCCCTGCTCTACCTCTGTGCCTTACTGTTCTGCACGTAGTGAGTATTGCAGCCTGACTCCTCAGATTGCCAGTTTAAAACCCTTCCTGTGAATGTTTGCTCAAAACCTTTACCAGCTCTGTTGCCAGCGATTTCTGACCTTCTGTTAATCATTCGATCAATTGATCTGTCAATGCTGCTCTACTCCcaacaatttgttttttaaataacttttttgtttgcttttttctGACCTGTTCCCCGTCGCCAGTTTTCTTTTTCTAAACTGTTGTTTATTTAAACAAACAGTACAAAAGAATTAGAATTGCCAAAGCACAAGGGTTTGATGCAAGATTAACAGGTTTATTGAATAGGTTTTCACTGTACAAGCTTTGGCACTGGGTTCCCGAAAAGCCtgcaaagtaataataataatacaagtaggcttcaatgaagttactgtgaaaagcccctagtcgccacattccggcgcttgttcgggtaggccggtacgggaattgaacccgcgctgctggcattgttctgctttgcaaatcagctatttagcccactgtgctaaaccagccccaagagtCGCCAATGATGTCACGAATATTATGTGACTCTgatcttaaagagacattgcagaTAACGACAATAACCCACACATATAACCGAACGCAAGAAGAATAGGGCAAAGCAAATCTGAAATAATCTGCTGCTGAAATAGTAAATCTAAAAGTATTTGAGTAATTCAAGATGGATGCTAGGCTAAGTTCTTTGGAGTACCCGTGGGAACAGCTTCAATGAGCCTTTTATACCTTTGATCTGTTCCCATTTATGCTGTAACATCAGCTAAGCATGATTTTTAATGGAAACACCATGTATAACATTGTGCCGTTTTGCAATAAGTTACAGACCTGCTGTCCACAGCTCTGTTAAAGAAGAATTTAACTGTTAGAATTCAAGGTAGCAATGGCAACAAAACATTGTGAAAAGGAGATGTTGCAGCAGGTAAACCAGCTGTGGAGCCTGCTGGATGATATATCTGAAAACAACCCCGAAGCATATCAAAAATTCATCCGGCATCATCTAGAGGAAGGAATAAAGCAGTTCAGTCCTCCGGAGCCTCACACCTGCTTTCAGACAACAATATTGGTACAGTATCTGTTAGCCTAAGTGCCTGATGTTTTATTATTATTGCATgaattgtctgcgtgggtttcctcctggtgctccagttgcctcccatagtccaaagatgtgcaggttaggtgaattggccattcaaaaAAGAAATTCCCCTTCGTGTTCAAAGATGTTTCTGCACTTGaggaattctatggctctaaGTCCTGAATTGATATGTAGGCCAATGGTTCCCAACCTTTGATCCAAGGGCCTCAAGGTGGTCTGAAAACAAAATACAATTAAGTGTACTCGTTTGTATCATAATCGAGGTTACATTATTCGCAATTTTAATTTGCTTCACAAATATTCTTGTGTAATATAATCCATAGTATAATCTGCAATGTATTTGTAAGTGTGCATTGTAAACTCTTATAAATAGCTTTGTTTTAATACCCGTTGATATATAAGTTTGATTCCTGTCAGCCATAGGCTATGTAAAAAAATAGCCAGCGTACATTGTGGGCTGCAAAACCTTTTGATTATATGGTTTGCATAAAGGAAAGGTTGGGGTCCGTTGATGTGGACAAACACAATAGCAGATGTGCACACGGCAAAACTTCACAAACagcaaatgaatgaatggctggaaaatcttTTATTTTTAACAGTGTGTGTTGAGAGGTGAAAGTTGGCCAGGACACAAGCACGTTTCCTGTTCCCCTTCAAATAATCCCAGTTGATCCTTGTCACATCTAAAAACTCCAGTTTGGGATTGGAAGTAAAACAAGTCAGATAAGAGTTCAGAATTTAGGATATTTGACTCTTTATATAGTTtgtacaaatgaaatgaaatgaaaatcgcttattgtcacgagtaggcttcaaatgaagttactgtaaaaagtccctagtcgccacattccggcgcctgttcggggaggttgttaggggaatcgaatcgtgctgctggcctgccttggtctgccttcaaagccagcgattagcccagtgagctaaacaaagGTGTTTTGATAAAAGATTTGTATTCTTCAGGTACCTTGAAACTTAATTTTAAAGAACAAATTTTACTCAGTTGTTTGAAAATTTCCATGATCTCGGTCGGCGGCCTTTGCTGTGCAAGCTCACACAACTGTCAATGAGCAATCACActgatttttttctctcctaGGAATTTGGTGAGAGGTTGCTGTATGTAAACCTTTGCATGTGGAGTTGCATCTCTGCCCCAAAGACTGAGTCAGATCCTGTTCCTCTTGCTGGAggaaatttggaggaaaatgtagaggGCACAGGTAGGGTGGtgagaaaatgtttcctcttTTCTGGGTGTTAACATAGGGCATTTTTacattaaacattttttaaaactgaGGTAGGGGTTTCACAGCTGCATCTAATCCTGTTCTCACCTGCCATTCATAGAGGTGTTCTTTCCAGATAAGATCATTCGATAAAGGCCAGGTTAGGGAACATCCGTTAACCAATGGACACAGGACTGAACCTTAGATTTCCTAGTACTTCCCGTCCTGAGTTTAAGCACAGGGGAATAGTCTGCCCATTGAGACATTGGAGAagtgtggcagggtggcacagtagttagcactgctgtctcacagagtcagggacccgggttcaattccaaccttgaatgattgtgtggagtatgcacattctccccatgtctgcatgggtttcctctgggtgctccagtttcctcccacagtccaaagatgtgcaggatgggtggattggccattctaaattgtcctttaaatgtccaaaggttaggtggggttatagggatagggcgggagagtgggcctgggtagaatgctctttcagagggtcggtgtagactccatgggccgaatggcctccttctgcattgtacaagTTTTGTGTTACACCATTATCTGATGTACCAACATCACAGAACACGAGGAGATACTCAATCTTCTGGTTTATATCAGGATCAGGGATCCTTGGAAGAGGGAAGGATGATAAATTGTTGGAGCAAGTATCAAACGTATTTCTCTTTTAGAGTATATCTCCAGGGTCACATTCTGCCCAATGAGTACAGTACCCCATTTCCTCTTGTAAGTTCTTAGCTGACCTTGGGGTATGGTGCAAGGCCTGGACCACAGTCCCCAATAAAATTCAGCCCCAGGACTCAAATACAATACCTAGCTGGCAGGTCCTGTGAAATATTGACGGTACGAGTTTTGTCCTTTGACGAAATGTTAAGCTGAGGCCCTGTTGTTCTGCAATTCTGGTGAACATTACAGACCTGACGGTAATCAATGAAAATAATTCTCTGTGCCCTGGCCAACATCGATCCCTCAACCCCCAGTGCTTGTGGGAGGACCATGTTACTTGGAAAATAACTGCCATGTTTATCTAACAGTTAGCATATTTTAAAGTGAGACATTGTGTTTGGGTGTTTATAAGAGATATATTTATTAAGGTGCAAAAGTTATATCCTTTTCTCTTACTCTGATTCACTTCTTAGCAGCTACTTATAAGGCAGTATTTTCAACAGCCTAGGATTTGTCACGCACGTGCTTATAGCCTAGGAATGATATATAGAGATCTAGACACAGGAAATACATTTTTCAGTCTTGGTATGAAgggtggatgggtgtgtgtgtgtgtgggggggggggggggggggggggagagaaaggggaataATTGACTATTTATTTGGTGATTCAAACTTTTTTCCTAGAGATTTATACAGTCACTGATGTTGTGTACAGCCCAGAAGTCCTTAAGAAAGTAAATGAAGACACAGTGGAAAGGGATCAATTGGTCCGTCTAGCTATGAAATATATTGAGGAGCAGCACTCCTTACGCCTGTCACACTCTTACACCCTCATGAAATACAAACTAAAAGGCAATAAAAAACAGATGAAGCAACGGCTGACTGGAAAGGCGAGCCCTGCACAAACTGCCAGGGAGGTGACATCAGAAAGTGGCACTTCGTTGCTTCAACAGTTGACAAGTCTCAATTTAACAGGCAAGGAAAATGAAGAAAATAGCCCCCCAATTTGGTTGCCAAGTGACATCAGACATCCTAAGAAGTCAGGACTCATTGAGGAGATTTCGAGTACGGAATTTGACAGTGGAAATAAAGTAGAGACCCCAAATTATCAATTATCGCTCAgtaaagatgaaaatgaaaaggcAACAACGATTCAACTGAAGGTAGAGCTACCGAAAGTATCCTCTGTCACAGAATGTAATCTCAGTGTTTCAAAGGTATGTGCTGGATGTGGAGTTGGTCTGATATGAAGTACACCGATATACCAGGTCCATGTTTAACAGTATCTTGTAAATTAGGACAGTTCACAAAATTCAATTTCTCATTCATACACACGAGACAAACAACAGGTGGGGGAAAAAGCAAGTTTCCCCACTTTTGA
The DNA window shown above is from Scyliorhinus canicula chromosome 19, sScyCan1.1, whole genome shotgun sequence and carries:
- the pih1d2 gene encoding PIH1 domain-containing protein 2 → MATKHCEKEMLQQVNQLWSLLDDISENNPEAYQKFIRHHLEEGIKQFSPPEPHTCFQTTILEFGERLLYVNLCMWSCISAPKTESDPVPLAGGNLEENVEGTEIYTVTDVVYSPEVLKKVNEDTVERDQLVRLAMKYIEEQHSLRLSHSYTLMKYKLKGNKKQMKQRLTGKASPAQTAREVTSESGTSLLQQLTSLNLTGKENEENSPPIWLPSDIRHPKKSGLIEEISSTEFDSGNKVETPNYQLSLSKDENEKATTIQLKVELPKVSSVTECNLSVSKNDLVVDVPRKYRLQLDLAETISEDMVTAKFNKKTRILSVTMPIKYCIASELC